In the genome of Streptomyces sp. Q6, the window CCGACGACGGCCACGCTGCGCGGCGCCGTCGCCTACCCCTTCGACGATCTGGCGCTGGGGCGGACGGTGTTCCCCACCAGTCCGCTGCCTGACGGCATGTCCGATCCGGCGGCCGCGGTGGACGGCGACCCGGACACCGCGTGGACCCCCGGTCCTGACGGGCGCCTGGTCGTGGACCTCGGCGCCGTGCGACCGGTCGGGCGCGTGGAGGCCGCGTGGACCACGGCGGGCGCGCCGCAGGCCGCGGTGGAGTTCAGCGAGGACGGATCCACGTACCGCTCCGCGGGCCGGACCGGCGGCCGGGGGCGGCTGCGCTCGCTGACCACCGAGGGCTCGGCCCGCTACGTGTCCTTCGAGGTCACCGGTACCCCGCGGGCGGGAGCCCGGCTCGTGCGGCTCTCCGTGCGCGCCTGACACCCGACGCCGGGTGCCCGTCACGATTGCGCCGGTGGCGGGCACCCGGCACGGACTTCGCTTGGCCGCTCCGGGGACGGGGTAGCTGGCCACCATGGTCAACGACACCTCTGCACCCCGGGGCGGCCGCGCGCGGCCCGATGTCGACGTCGACGCGCTGCGCACGATCCTCGACGGCGAGTACGCCACGATCCGGGACCTCGTCCGCACGAACCTGGTGACGCACGCCTCCGTCCTGGAGGACGCCGAGGAACTCGGCATCGACGCGTTCCGTGAGCGGGTGCGCGAACTGGTCGTCGAGCTGGCGGCGACCGGCCAGACCGGGATGGGCTTTCCCGAGGAGTACGGCGGCGGGGGCGACATCGGCGCGTCCATCGCCGCGTTCGAGACGCTCGCGTTCGGTGATCTGTCGGTGCTGGTGAAGGTCGGCGTGCAGTTCGGTCTGTTCGGCGGGGCGATCCTGCAACTCGGCACCGAACGCCATCACGCGGCCTATCTGCCGGATCTGATCACCGGGCGGCTGATGGGCTGCTTCGCGATGACCGAGACCGGACACGGCTCCAACGTCCAGGCGCTCGGCACGGTGGCGACCTACGACGTCGACACCCAGGAGTTCGTTCTCACGACGCACGGCGACGCGGCCCGCAAGGACTACATCGGCAACGCCGCCCGCCACGCCGAACTGGCCGTCGTCTTCGCTCAGTTGCGGGTCGGCGACCGGTCCGAGGGGGTGCACGCCTTCGTCGTGCCGATCCGGGTGGACGGGGCGGTGGCGCCCGGTGTCCGCATCGAGGACGACGGCCGCAAGATGGGGCTCAACGGCGTCGACAACGGCCGCATCTGGTTCGACGAGGTGCGGGTGCCGCGCGAGGCGCTCCTCAACCGGTTCGCCGACGTCTCCCCCGACGGCACGTACGAGAGCCCGATCGAGAACCCGGGCCGCCGCTTCTTCACGATGCTCGGCACGCTGGTGCAGGGGCGGGTCAGCGTCGGCGGCGGCGCGATCAACGCGTCCAAGGTGGCTCTGGCGATCGCCGTCAAGTACGCCCTGCGACGGCGCCAGTTCGAGACGGCGTCCGACGGCGAGGAGCAGCTCCTCCTCGACTACGGCATGCACCAGCGGCGCCTGTTGCCGCTGCTGGCACGGACGTACGCGCTGCACTTCGCGCAGGACGTGGTGCGCACCGATCTGCACAAGGTCCTGTCCGGCATCGAGGACGACGAGCAGACGCGGCGAGAGCTGGAGTCGCGGGCCGCCGGCACCAAGGCGCTCGGCACCTGGCACGCCACGCGGGTCATCCAGGAGTGCCGCGAGGCGTGCGGTGGCGCCGGGTATCTCGCGGTGAACCGGTTCGCCGCCCTCAAGGCCGACAGCGACATCTTCACGACGTTCGAGGGCGACAACCACGTCCTGCTCCAGCTTGTCGCCAAGGGCCTGCTCACGGGGTACGCGAGCGACTTCGAGGATCTCGACCAGCTCGGCACGGCCCGGTTCGTGACCGGTCTCGCGGTCGAGACGGTGATCGAGAAGACGTCGGCGCACAAGCTGCTGG includes:
- a CDS encoding acyl-CoA dehydrogenase; its protein translation is MVNDTSAPRGGRARPDVDVDALRTILDGEYATIRDLVRTNLVTHASVLEDAEELGIDAFRERVRELVVELAATGQTGMGFPEEYGGGGDIGASIAAFETLAFGDLSVLVKVGVQFGLFGGAILQLGTERHHAAYLPDLITGRLMGCFAMTETGHGSNVQALGTVATYDVDTQEFVLTTHGDAARKDYIGNAARHAELAVVFAQLRVGDRSEGVHAFVVPIRVDGAVAPGVRIEDDGRKMGLNGVDNGRIWFDEVRVPREALLNRFADVSPDGTYESPIENPGRRFFTMLGTLVQGRVSVGGGAINASKVALAIAVKYALRRRQFETASDGEEQLLLDYGMHQRRLLPLLARTYALHFAQDVVRTDLHKVLSGIEDDEQTRRELESRAAGTKALGTWHATRVIQECREACGGAGYLAVNRFAALKADSDIFTTFEGDNHVLLQLVAKGLLTGYASDFEDLDQLGTARFVTGLAVETVIEKTSAHKLLERVRDLLPGGDEWDREAGLLDSEYHLAMLRFREEHLLAGVARRLKRGVEREGGPGAVFSRVQDHVIAVARAHVERLVLEAFVEKLRSVPDGGNKEALGLLCDLFALSSIEADRAWFMEHGRLTVQRSKAITREVNDLCRRVRPIADALVDAWGVPPEMLRSPDLVG